One genomic segment of Nocardioides cavernaquae includes these proteins:
- a CDS encoding FtsK/SpoIIIE domain-containing protein yields MHDSLTAPVQAAAASPLPTYDKVTLGRGQSGATWQLVVRGRHTLIAGCSGAGKGSVLWGLCCGLSPAVRRDLVRLWGVDLKRGVELQMGAGLFSAAAYNPRDALAVLKSLLQVIDERGTKMAGHSRLHQPRPGDPLHVLVIDELAALTAYSDITIRRDAERLLSEILTQGRALGVVVVACVQDPRKDVVPMRGLFTQTVALRLRSIEETVMVLGEGAAAIAPAHRISPRAPGTAWIVDDTGAVDRVRADYWPDEVIAAVATTNRANVLVELPANDNLDDFAGDGEWDVVSPRRPRTPRKPREMSLVAPIGGDDE; encoded by the coding sequence ATGCATGACTCGCTGACGGCACCTGTTCAAGCCGCGGCTGCGAGCCCTCTGCCGACGTACGACAAGGTCACCCTCGGCCGAGGCCAGAGCGGTGCGACATGGCAGCTCGTCGTTCGCGGTCGCCACACACTCATTGCCGGCTGCTCGGGGGCTGGCAAAGGGTCAGTGCTCTGGGGACTCTGCTGTGGCCTCTCCCCTGCGGTTCGCCGGGACCTTGTCCGGCTGTGGGGCGTCGATCTGAAGCGCGGTGTCGAGTTGCAGATGGGTGCTGGGCTCTTCTCAGCCGCGGCGTACAACCCACGCGATGCGCTCGCCGTCCTGAAGTCCTTGCTCCAGGTAATCGACGAGCGCGGCACGAAGATGGCCGGACACAGCCGTCTTCACCAGCCGAGGCCAGGCGATCCACTGCACGTGCTGGTGATCGACGAGCTCGCCGCCCTCACCGCCTATTCCGACATCACGATCCGGCGAGACGCGGAGCGCTTGCTCAGCGAGATCCTCACTCAAGGCCGGGCCCTCGGTGTTGTGGTCGTGGCCTGCGTCCAGGACCCGCGCAAGGACGTCGTGCCGATGCGCGGGCTCTTCACCCAGACTGTCGCGCTGCGGCTCCGGTCCATCGAGGAAACGGTCATGGTCCTTGGTGAAGGCGCGGCGGCGATCGCCCCCGCTCACCGGATCTCACCGCGGGCTCCGGGCACGGCATGGATCGTCGACGACACCGGAGCCGTGGATCGCGTCCGGGCCGACTACTGGCCTGACGAGGTGATCGCCGCGGTTGCGACCACGAATCGCGCGAATGTCCTCGTCGAGCTGCCGGCGAACGACAACCTGGATGACTTCGCTGGCGACGGCGAGTGGGACGTCGTATCACCCAGGCGGCCCCGGACACCGCGGAAGCCACGCGAGATGTCCCTCGTGGCACCCATCGGAGGTGACGACGAATGA
- a CDS encoding WhiB family transcriptional regulator, producing the protein MTRPGRPTSREFSTDWMRDSLCIEAPGLPWTDNFRVPTYSSDLMRYLCQRCPVSVECTVFTRDAEVSAGFWAGTTRNPVYGPGDAA; encoded by the coding sequence ATGACCAGACCAGGACGACCCACCAGCAGGGAGTTCTCGACGGACTGGATGCGCGACTCGTTGTGCATTGAGGCGCCTGGTCTGCCGTGGACTGACAACTTCCGCGTGCCGACGTACTCATCTGACCTGATGCGCTACCTCTGCCAGCGGTGCCCGGTCTCGGTCGAGTGCACCGTCTTCACGCGCGATGCCGAGGTGAGCGCTGGATTCTGGGCAGGGACGACGCGCAATCCTGTCTACGGCCCGGGTGACGCGGCATGA